Within the Eleginops maclovinus isolate JMC-PN-2008 ecotype Puerto Natales chromosome 13, JC_Emac_rtc_rv5, whole genome shotgun sequence genome, the region ATGTCCATTTCCATTTGGGGGTTTCGCCGtcccatgtccctgtccagtcgggggtcccgccgactcatgtccctgtccagccagggggtcccgccgactcatgtccctgtccagtcgggggtcccgccgactcatgtccctgtccagtcgggggtcccgccgactcaagctcatgtcccgtcggtggtCCTGCCAGAGTCGacgccagagcagatctactggaggggcattgggtcatcgGCGGGGGGGCACTGCCGTTTGATAAATATGTTAACGCAGTGGCGACATCATAATCCAACACAGCAGAAATGCTATCAAAAAGCGAAAcacgtttttctttattattattagtttttctttatttgttcatttcCGTATCATGACACTTAGTCAATGACACTTAGGCGCCAGAGTATTCATTCTGGTTCAACTACGGTGGGGCTAACCCAAACAGCGATGGGGCTCAAATCAAAGCCATAatttcaatgtgaatatatattcaataaaacaacaccctccCACAGCTAGAAACACGcacatgcagacagacagacagacagagggagagagagagacagacggtATAGTTAATAGTTACGTTGTCCTAAAGCCATATATAGTCTACCACACAACAGCCaagagtcaaaacacatctccaacaAATTAAGTATGCTAATTAGGCAACAATACCACAGCAAGGAAGAGCACCACCACTACCCAAAAAATGTCGGCAGGCGAAGCACAAAGTTGCGTCCATCTCAACCGAATATTCAAGCCAGCTGTATGTGCCAAACCAGGCAGCATTGAAAGATCTCTGCAGCCTTGAAGGGTACATTTTCCTGAAGGGGCACCGCGGTCCATCCCCAGGTCGTTGGCTAATGTCAgtggtagcattagcatcatggcCAGAGTCCGTGCCCGCAGTGGTTGGCTGTGGCTGGCCATGCCAGCCCctttcctcgtcctcttcctcctgttcctgctgcatcccctgctccatctcctcttctttttgctcatCTTCGTCCGGCCGAGCCTGGCACATGGAAGATGCGGGACCAGAGTGGTCGTCTTCCCCTGCAGGTGTCAAAGGTATGTCCTTATCCAACATGCCCGCCACCGCCATCTGTTGTTCTGTCCGAcgacgtttaaaaacaaatgtatccatGATAAAGTTTGACCTGAGCTTAATAGGCTACGAGCACAATAGAACTTCCGGTTAACTTCCGTGTGTTGAGTGTACGCTGGACTACTTCCGgtaggttgtgttgttgtggagattGGAGATGCTAGTTTAGAGTAGCTAGCTGctaataatttgattgacaaaTGGATTCGGGATTTGGGACAACAGCTTAGATTTCGGGACTGTCCCGAATTTTTCGGGACGTCTGGTCAGCCTAAGCTCATGTCCTGCCGGTAGTCCTGCGGATGCCAGCACTACCGGCGGTCCAGCCGAAGCCACCTCCTGCCTCtacgggggtcccgccgacgccagtaaaaaaaatagcttcagtaatttacatatttttttgcattttctcttaacaaaatataaaacagtagttcatgttttaaacattttacagtttttgtacAGGTTTTGCCAAATaatgaaggaaataaaacacataaaacaccAGGTCCATCCAAAGCCATCTCCTGCCCCTTCGGGAGTCACGCAGACGTCAGTACCAAAGGGGGGcccgccgacaacagctcatctcccgtcgggggtcccgccaacttGTATTCTTGTTTCATCGGTGGCCCTgctgcctcctgctccaggtgctccatACCTTCCTCCGGAGCGGTCCCGCCGGcctcctgcccgtcctccagagggtTCCCATTGCGGCCTGCGTTGGCCTCCAGTCCGTAGTCCAGAGGTGTCTCACcatcctccagcccgtcctgcAGCCCGTCCTCCGATGCTGTCTCGCAACTTCCAGGCCGTCCTTCGGAGCTGCCTCATCatcctccggagctattccgcCGTCCTCCTGgccgtcctccagagttccctcgcctTGGCCTCCGCCCATGCCTCcagcctccggagttccctcgctGTGGTCTACACCCCTGTCTCAGTCCCCCGGAGTTCCATCACCGTGGTCTACGCCCATGTCTCCGACCCCCTCGGTTCCCATGCCACAAGCCCTGTCCATGTCTCATCatctgccttgcccccgggccgTCCGCGTGAGATacccttctcgtcctctgccttgcccccgggccgTCCGCCCGAGATacccttctcgtcctctgccttgccccctTGTCGTCCGCCCGAGATACCCTTCTCGTCCTGTGCCTTGCCCCCAGGccgtccgcccgagacacccttctcgtcctctgctttgcccccgggtcgtccgcccgagacacACTTCTGTTCTCTGACTGGCCCCCGGGCGGCCACCCCTCCCCaactgtggcttgtgttgtgataaGTGTCTTTATTTAGTgttgctttcccttgtgttcttagTGAATTCTTTGTCGTCCTTCACGTACGTACCAAGTGAAGTATTTATCATGTCCCGGATTTCCctaaagtttgtatttttgttaacggctttttataataaaggcacgctttttgtttaaattggTATTCCGCCTCCttgtgctgcacttgggtcctaatCTTTCCCCTCCCTGACAGATATTTgttattcaact harbors:
- the LOC134874649 gene encoding proline-rich protein 36-like, with amino-acid sequence MLSRNFQAVLRSCLIILRSYSAVLLAVLQSSLALASAHASSLRSSLAVVYTPVSVPRSSITVVYAHVSDPLGSHATSPVHVSSSALPPGRPREIPFSSSALPPGRPPEIPFSSSALPPCRPPEIPFSSCALPPGRPPETPFSSSALPPGRPPETHFCSLTGPRAATPPQLWLVL